The Cryobacterium sp. SO1 genomic sequence CACACGCGCTCAACACCAGCACCACCGGCACTATCGCGGCGAGCGCACGGAGGCGACTTCGGACTGGACCTACTGGTCGGTAAAGAATATTCCGTGACATAGAACGAGCAGACACTATGTGGACGGCACCGGGTCAAGCGAAGAGGTCTCCAGAGCGGGATCTCCCATCGCGGTAACCGGCGGCCCCGGTTTGACTCTGTTCCGAGAACATGGTGTCTGCTGGACTTCACCGCCTTCAAAGACTTTCACCTCCTTGAAAGGAGAACTAAAGTGGCACCTCGCCTCGCACTCGGCTCGGCACAGCGCTGGGCCGTCATCGACACGCTGAGAGGGTTTGCGCTCTGCGGAATCCTGCTCGTCAACATCCCCGATCTCGTTCAACTCGGGTACGGATTGGGCGTCGACAGTGCTGGCGTCCAGGGAAGAGAACCACTGGAATGGCTGGTCCAAACCAGGTTCGTTCCCATTTTCACTTTCCTCTTCGGGATGAGCATGACCTTTGTCGTGCACGGGGCACGTCGTCGTGAGCGCAGGCCGTGGCCGGCACTGGTAATGAGGTTCGTGGCGCTGTTCGCCATCGGCCTTCTGCATTCACTCGTGTACCCCGGAGAAGTGCTGCGTGAGTACGCCATCTCGGGGCTGTTGGTTCTGCCGGTCGTGCTTTTCGCGCCACGAGTCGTTCAGCTTCTCCTCGGCGTCGTGCTCGTCGTCGCCGCCTACGTCGTAGCGGGTGGCGGACTCGCCGCCACGCCTGGACTGATGTTGCTGGGGGCCGCTCTCGGGGCTTATGACCTCGGGCGAGCGCTCGACAGCAGGTCGCGGGCAGTGTTGGTCACGTTCGCCGTTTCGCTGGTGCTGCTGATTCCTGCCCTGTTGTGGCAAGGGAGTGCGCCCGGTGATCCTCGATTCTCGACCCCAGGCGCAGTCGCTGGGCTCGTCATGGCCGTCGTTTACGTGACCGGGCTGTCGTTGTTGTGGATCACGCCCGCGCGAAGAGCATTGAGAATGCTCTTCGAACCTCTGGGGCGGATGTCGCTGAGCAACTACCTGGGAGCATCCGTCATTGTCTTCTTCATCAGCACGGTCGTTGACTTCACCACCATGACCACGATCGGGCCTGCTCTCCTGCTGGCGCTGGGCATCCTGCTCACCCAGAACATTGCCAGTCGCCTGTGGTTGCACTATTTCAGGTACGGACCCGTCGAATGGATCTGGCGCATGCTCACCTGGCGCGAGCCGATATCCCTCATCTCGCCCAACCGCTGGGCTGCTGTCGGGGCGTCATCCGCTCTGCGATGAGGTCCGGTTCTGTCACTGCCTGACTTAGCGGATCGGTCCGTTGTATTGGAGCCAGAAGTCGATCGCTGCAGGCCGCGGTCGCGGAGACACAACGCCGCCGACTGGCCCGAATTCCATGACGTCGTCGGAGGCTTGCGCAATCGTCGGCCACGCGGGCAGGCCAGTTCCGTTCGGGTTGCCCGTGTGCACGAAATTGAGCCAGTACCCGCTCATCTGGTCGCGGAGCCTGTAGTCGGCCTCCTGGTACACGCTGTCGTTATCGGCACCCAGGTTGTCGTACGCGTAGGCGACCTCGGCGCCGTGGTATGCGCCGAACTTCTCGAGTCCCCTTTCCGGAGGTATATGGGAGAAGTAGTACAGGTACGCGTCTTGCGTGCTGGTATCGGTTTGTAGTTGTGCCCAGCGGAGCATCGCTTGAGTCATGACGCTGTCGGTCTGGGCTTTCAGAGACGACTCGAGGACCTGCTGCTCGGTATCGCCAGGGTAGATGCCCAGGAAGCGCTCCGATTCGTTGCCGTAGGTCCGCTGGACGGACTCCCGATACTCGGACACGCTGATCTGTGGCGGGCTTGCGAGGGCGAGCGACGCTTCGTCTGCGTTGCTACCCACGAGAGTCGGAACATCCAGCTGCTCTCCCGAGGCGTAGATCTCCGCGGCCGCCTTGTGGAGGACGTACCCGTCGACGGAAGGCCGCCAATGACCGGCCAGTGAGTCCGATGCCTCCAGGATTTGCTCGACCGGCATTTCGCGCATGTCCTGCAGGGACGCGTTGCCGAGTGCCTGGCTCACGCGCTGCCCGGCGTCCTCCGCCGCCTCACGGGTATCGAACTGGTCGCCGGCTTCTGTGTCGCCAGTGCTGCCCAGGCACGCGCCGCTGCCGCCGATGATGCCGTCGACCAGGCCTTCCGCAAGCGGGGTCGCCCCCAGAGTGCACACGCTCTCGCCTCCGGCGGACTCTCCTGCGATGGTCACCCGGTCCGGGTCGCCTCCGAAGGCGGCGATGTTGTCTCGAATCCACTGCAGGGCGGCGATTTGGTCGAGAACACCGTAGTTGCCTGAAGCGCCATAGTCGGACTCGGCGGCGAGATCCGGATGCGAGAGGAATCCGAGTACTCCCAATCGGTAGTCGAGGGTGACGGTGATCACGTCGCCCCGAGAGGCCAAGGCTTCGCCATCGTACAGAGGCAGCGCGGCGGATCCGGTGGCGAAGCCACCGCCCGGAATGTAGACGAGGACTGGCCGTGGCGCAGCGGTCGATGCCGAGTTGCGCCAGATGTTGAGGGAGAGGCTCTCCTCGCTGACGGGATACGGGTTGAGGAACGTGTCCTCGAGCGGCATGTCGACGGCCTGCGAGAGCGCGCGGGTGAAGAAACTGGACGTGCCTTGGACGGGGGCGGAAGAGAATCGGTCCGCGGTGAAGACGTCCGTGCGTGCCTGGAGCGGCTCCGGAGCCCGCCAGCGCAGATCACCGACCGGAGGCTGGGCATAGGGGATCCCGGCGAAGATCTCCACCGTACGGTCGTCATTGGTAACACCACGAACGGGGCCGTCGTGCGTTGTCACAACGTCGGTGAGCTGCGGATCTGCGCCTCCGGCCTCACGGACCGTCGCCGACGGGTAGGCAAAGACCGCAGTTGTGAAAACGATCACCGCGGTGAGCAGCCACGCGCCCACCTGAAGAAGAGCGTGGCCTCGAAGCCATCGTCGGGCAGCGGTGGCCGCCGCCACCATCATGACGCCCACCAACGCCCACCCCCACCACGGGCTCCGATTGAGCCACAGAAGTACGACAGCGCCTACCGTGAGAAGTGTGAGCGGCAGCCAGAACCTCAAAGTTCTCGCAAATCGCGAGCGTTTGCGCTCTCCCGGGCTCATCAGCGCGGCTTCGCCTGAGGTTCGATGTGTTTTCATGATGTGCTCTCGCCTTCCGATTGAGTGCACGCAGCGAAGTCCGGCCGTGGCATCTAGTCCGACCCGGTCCACATCGTGTTCATGTCGATCAGCCAGTGCCTCCGCAGGGTCAGTTCGCCCCCGGGGGCCGGAAAGACGGCAGGAAGGTCAGATTGATGAACTTTGAGCCCACTAAACCGAACAGATGGCGGTGTCGATCAGGCCGCGGAGTCGGGCATCCGCTTCTACCGACGTGGGGTTCTGAGTGACCGCAATGGCGGCGGCGCGGCCGTCCTCGGTCGCTGCCACCCGGCTGGCGGTACCGGGCACGTCGCCTCCGTGGCCCCACGCGGTCACCCCACAGGAGAGCTCAAAGGAGATGAGCCCCAACCCATAGGCGGCACCCTCCCAGAGCGATTCGGCCGGGATCGTCTGTCGCATTTCCGCGAGCTGCGCATCGGCCACGACGTCGCCCGTCGCGAGCGCGGAGTAGAAAGCGGTCAAGTCCTCGGTGGTCGACACCATTGCGCCGGCCGCGTATCCCCAAGAAGGATCGAAGTCGGTGTAGTCGACAGGGGAGTCGCCCAGAGGAATATAGCTGTGCGGATGATCGCCCCGGATGATTTCTTCGCCCTGGTCGGGGAAATACGTGTCCTCGAGTCCGAGGGGGGTGATGATGCGTTCGTCGATCACCTCGGCCAGTGGCCTGCCGGCGACGGCCTCGATGATCAGCCCCGCCACAATGTAGTTTGAATTGCTGTACTCGAAGGCCTCCCCAGGCACGTTGGAGACGGGATGGGCAAGGGCAAGGTCGAGGGAGGCCCGCGGCGAGATGTACCGGTGCTGCCATTCCAACAAGTG encodes the following:
- a CDS encoding carboxylesterase/lipase family protein; protein product: MGAWLLTAVIVFTTAVFAYPSATVREAGGADPQLTDVVTTHDGPVRGVTNDDRTVEIFAGIPYAQPPVGDLRWRAPEPLQARTDVFTADRFSSAPVQGTSSFFTRALSQAVDMPLEDTFLNPYPVSEESLSLNIWRNSASTAAPRPVLVYIPGGGFATGSAALPLYDGEALASRGDVITVTLDYRLGVLGFLSHPDLAAESDYGASGNYGVLDQIAALQWIRDNIAAFGGDPDRVTIAGESAGGESVCTLGATPLAEGLVDGIIGGSGACLGSTGDTEAGDQFDTREAAEDAGQRVSQALGNASLQDMREMPVEQILEASDSLAGHWRPSVDGYVLHKAAAEIYASGEQLDVPTLVGSNADEASLALASPPQISVSEYRESVQRTYGNESERFLGIYPGDTEQQVLESSLKAQTDSVMTQAMLRWAQLQTDTSTQDAYLYYFSHIPPERGLEKFGAYHGAEVAYAYDNLGADNDSVYQEADYRLRDQMSGYWLNFVHTGNPNGTGLPAWPTIAQASDDVMEFGPVGGVVSPRPRPAAIDFWLQYNGPIR
- a CDS encoding serine hydrolase, giving the protein MKTAHTLAAATVLIVILSSLPAAATSNPTAGDPVRAALAHTMAVDAWPAGLVALRHTNEEVSTYASGVREFGSPEKVGADSQIRIGSNTKTFTSAVVLQLVGEGAISLDDAVETYLPGVVQHPQVTGEDITIRQLLQHTSGLPDMDGDIGAHLLEWQHRYISPRASLDLALAHPVSNVPGEAFEYSNSNYIVAGLIIEAVAGRPLAEVIDERIITPLGLEDTYFPDQGEEIIRGDHPHSYIPLGDSPVDYTDFDPSWGYAAGAMVSTTEDLTAFYSALATGDVVADAQLAEMRQTIPAESLWEGAAYGLGLISFELSCGVTAWGHGGDVPGTASRVAATEDGRAAAIAVTQNPTSVEADARLRGLIDTAICSV
- a CDS encoding DUF418 domain-containing protein, producing the protein MAPRLALGSAQRWAVIDTLRGFALCGILLVNIPDLVQLGYGLGVDSAGVQGREPLEWLVQTRFVPIFTFLFGMSMTFVVHGARRRERRPWPALVMRFVALFAIGLLHSLVYPGEVLREYAISGLLVLPVVLFAPRVVQLLLGVVLVVAAYVVAGGGLAATPGLMLLGAALGAYDLGRALDSRSRAVLVTFAVSLVLLIPALLWQGSAPGDPRFSTPGAVAGLVMAVVYVTGLSLLWITPARRALRMLFEPLGRMSLSNYLGASVIVFFISTVVDFTTMTTIGPALLLALGILLTQNIASRLWLHYFRYGPVEWIWRMLTWREPISLISPNRWAAVGASSALR